CGTAACGGACACCGGCGTGGGCATCGCCCCCGCGGATCAGGACGCGGTGTTCGAGGAGTTTCGGCAGGTGGGCACCGCGGACAAGAAAGCGGAAGGCACCGGGCTCGGGCTGGCCCTCTCACGGAAGTTCATCGAGCTCCACGGCGGAAAGATCTGGGTGAAGAGCCAAGTGGGGACCGGCTCGACCTTCATCTTCACGCTTCCGGTGCGTCGTGAGGAATGAGCCGATCCCGCTACAGTAGACTCACGAGCCCCGTGTCTCATTCTTGTTGACAGGTGTCGTGCCCCCTGCCCTGCCCAGTCCAGCACTGTCGGCAGGCATCCGTTGAGCGCAGGACGAGCGATTGTTGAAGTCTTAGGAGCGCTGAAGCGCGCGGCGCACCTCGGCCAGACGGGAGAGGGAGCCGAGGACCTTGGCGTGGTCGTTGGTCAGGTGGCGGACGATGATGTCCGTGTAGCCGAGGGGTGCCAAGGCGCGGAACTTCTCCACGACCTGTTCGACCGAGCCCCACACGAGGGCGGCCGGGTCGAAGCCTCGATAGCCGGCCTTGACCACGGCCTGACCGACCGCGTCCGCCTCTGCCGCTGACTCGCCCACGTAGATGTCCCGTCTGACGGCCACGGCGGTCGGTTTCTTGCCGTACTTGGCGCACCCATCCAGGTACCAGCCGATCTGTTCGCGCGCTTTCTCGAAGGTGAGCCCGGGGGAGGCAAGCCAGCCGTCGGCGATGCGCGCGGCGCGATCGATGGCCGGACGGACGCTGGCACCGATCCAGTACTCCACGGGCTCGGCGGGCCGGAGGGCGACCTGGGCGTTCTCTACGACGAAGCGCCCTTGCGAGGACACGGTCTCTCCGGCGAGGAGACGCTTCACGAGGTCGAAGGATTCTTCGAAAGCGGATGGACGCTGCTTGATGTTGGCGCCCATGGCGAGGAACTGCGCCTGGCCATCGCCCAGGCCGCACTGGAAGATGAAGCGGCCGCGCGCGATGGCGGCCAGCGTGCCGACCTGCTCGGCGATGAGCACGGGGTTCCACAGGGGGAGGAGAAAGAGGCAGCCGGCGGGCCTATCATTCCACTCCGCGAGCAGTCGCCCCATCATGGGCACGTTCTGGTAGTACACGCCCGGCGTCGCGTGGTGATCGCCCACGAACAGGGAATCGAGCCCCGCCGCCCGCGCGGCGGTCGCGCGCTCGATCATCCACCGCGCGCCTTCGCGAGGATCCTTGACGGTGTGGCTGCTCGTGAGCGAGATGCCGAGTCTCATCGCGATCCTCCGACGGCGTGCCGCACCGCTTGGGTGGTTATGGGAAGCTCGGTGAACCGATGCCCGGTGGCGTCCCTCACGGCATTGGCGATGGCCGCGGGCGCGGCCACCACCGGCGGCTCGCCCACGCCCTTGGCGCCG
This sequence is a window from Candidatus Methylomirabilota bacterium. Protein-coding genes within it:
- a CDS encoding LLM class flavin-dependent oxidoreductase, with product MRLGISLTSSHTVKDPREGARWMIERATAARAAGLDSLFVGDHHATPGVYYQNVPMMGRLLAEWNDRPAGCLFLLPLWNPVLIAEQVGTLAAIARGRFIFQCGLGDGQAQFLAMGANIKQRPSAFEESFDLVKRLLAGETVSSQGRFVVENAQVALRPAEPVEYWIGASVRPAIDRAARIADGWLASPGLTFEKAREQIGWYLDGCAKYGKKPTAVAVRRDIYVGESAAEADAVGQAVVKAGYRGFDPAALVWGSVEQVVEKFRALAPLGYTDIIVRHLTNDHAKVLGSLSRLAEVRRALQRS